A DNA window from Microcystis aeruginosa NIES-843 contains the following coding sequences:
- a CDS encoding bifunctional riboflavin kinase/FAD synthetase produces MWIVDSPNTRILAPSAIALGNFDGLHLGHQTVLQPIFQDEPAYPTVVSFTPHPREFFTGEKWQLLTPLGEKVEVLENLGVKQLVLLPFSAELASLTPLAFVEQILVEKLQAKSISVGQDFHFGYRRQGTAEDLLQIASQFNIKVEIVGLKNCGAGRISSSLIRQALAAGNVEQAGQMLGRPYSLTGRVVVGQQLGRTLGFHTANLQVPPDKLLPQFGVYCGWVPLDGSRLPAVMNIGYRPTIEGKTVSVEIHLLDWSGHVYDRILTMDLVQFLRPEQKFNSLDRLKNQIEIDCDRSRLILTSVTDNS; encoded by the coding sequence GTGTGGATTGTAGATTCCCCTAATACCCGTATTTTAGCCCCCAGTGCGATCGCTCTTGGTAACTTTGATGGTTTGCACCTAGGTCATCAAACCGTCCTACAGCCAATTTTTCAGGATGAACCCGCTTATCCCACCGTTGTTAGTTTTACTCCCCACCCGCGGGAATTTTTTACGGGAGAAAAATGGCAATTATTAACTCCTCTAGGGGAAAAGGTGGAGGTTTTAGAGAATTTAGGCGTTAAACAATTAGTTTTACTGCCTTTTTCGGCTGAATTAGCTTCCCTGACTCCCTTGGCTTTTGTCGAACAGATTTTAGTAGAAAAATTACAGGCTAAATCGATCAGTGTTGGTCAAGATTTTCACTTCGGTTATCGTCGTCAAGGTACAGCCGAAGATTTATTACAGATCGCCTCTCAATTTAATATTAAAGTCGAGATTGTTGGTTTAAAAAACTGTGGGGCGGGTCGGATTAGTAGTTCCCTAATTCGTCAAGCTTTGGCAGCAGGAAACGTTGAGCAAGCTGGGCAAATGTTAGGTCGTCCCTACAGTTTAACCGGTCGCGTGGTCGTCGGGCAACAGCTGGGCAGAACATTAGGTTTTCATACCGCTAATCTACAGGTTCCCCCCGATAAATTATTGCCGCAATTCGGGGTTTATTGCGGTTGGGTGCCTCTTGATGGTTCTCGCTTACCGGCAGTTATGAATATCGGTTATCGTCCCACGATTGAGGGAAAAACTGTCAGTGTGGAAATCCATTTATTGGATTGGTCGGGCCATGTATATGATCGTATTTTAACGATGGATTTAGTGCAATTCCTGCGACCAGAACAGAAATTTAATTCTCTCGATCGATTAAAAAATCAGATCGAGATAGACTGCGATCGCTCTCGATTAATTCTAACTTCTGTAACTGACAATTCCTAA
- a CDS encoding IS1380-like element ISMae9 family transposase, which produces MTPSSDQSRLNQLNFGNLNGRQVIANFEGGKITSDAGIILMAELDQKLKITARFAECFRDYRNSSYLDYSVHELLAQRVYGIVLGYEDVNDHDKLRHAPALAIALKKLNFIDSAQANLAGKSTINRLEYCPETVINQENSRYHKIEPNPKEIEKAFVDIFLESYKKPPKPIILDMDVTDDQVHGNQEGAFFNTYYKGVCYAPLYIFCEHHLLVAKLRSSHVDTAGGALEELQRIIGIIREKWSDTQILVRGDSAYSREDIMKFCESQAGVDYVLAMATNSQLKLRATDVIEKAKADYEQRLQPVTELMETLFSPDEELGELAKLVPESTWYRSLCYQTQKSWSRSRRVVTKVCPGSEGVKIRHVVTSLPASKIPPSKLYTEKYCPRGERSNRIKEQQLDLFADRNSTQTFESNQLRLWLSSMAYVLMQAFRQNCLAKTSFAKATVGTIRLNFLKLGARITVSVRRILIAIASSCPYQDILAIAYSRIQAIAGTG; this is translated from the coding sequence ATGACTCCTAGTTCAGACCAGTCTCGACTCAATCAATTAAATTTTGGAAACCTCAATGGAAGACAAGTAATCGCTAATTTTGAGGGAGGAAAAATCACCTCAGATGCAGGAATTATTTTGATGGCAGAGTTAGACCAAAAGCTAAAAATAACGGCTCGGTTTGCCGAATGTTTTCGAGATTATCGAAATTCATCCTATCTAGATTATTCAGTTCATGAACTACTCGCACAAAGAGTTTATGGGATAGTTTTGGGATATGAGGATGTCAATGATCATGATAAATTACGTCATGCTCCAGCTTTAGCAATAGCATTGAAAAAACTAAATTTTATTGACTCAGCCCAAGCAAATTTAGCGGGAAAAAGTACAATTAATCGACTAGAATATTGTCCGGAAACAGTCATCAATCAAGAGAACAGTCGTTACCATAAAATCGAGCCTAACCCCAAAGAAATTGAAAAAGCTTTTGTGGACATCTTTCTAGAATCCTACAAAAAGCCACCGAAACCAATTATTTTAGACATGGATGTCACCGATGACCAAGTGCATGGAAATCAAGAGGGAGCGTTTTTCAATACTTATTATAAAGGAGTGTGTTATGCTCCTTTGTATATTTTCTGTGAGCATCATTTATTAGTAGCTAAACTCCGGTCTTCTCATGTAGATACTGCTGGGGGAGCATTAGAAGAATTGCAGCGAATAATCGGTATAATTCGAGAAAAATGGTCAGATACGCAGATATTAGTACGAGGAGATAGTGCCTATTCCCGTGAAGATATCATGAAATTTTGCGAAAGTCAAGCAGGAGTTGATTATGTTTTAGCAATGGCAACGAATAGTCAATTAAAATTACGAGCGACCGATGTAATTGAGAAAGCTAAGGCAGATTACGAGCAAAGACTTCAGCCAGTTACTGAATTAATGGAGACGTTATTTTCTCCCGATGAAGAGTTAGGAGAATTGGCGAAATTGGTACCAGAATCGACTTGGTATCGTTCCCTATGTTATCAAACCCAAAAATCCTGGAGCCGTTCAAGAAGAGTGGTGACAAAAGTTTGTCCTGGTAGTGAGGGCGTAAAAATTCGCCACGTTGTGACTTCTTTACCTGCATCAAAGATTCCCCCATCTAAACTTTACACTGAAAAATATTGCCCCAGAGGTGAGAGGTCAAATCGAATTAAAGAGCAACAATTAGACTTATTTGCTGACCGGAATTCGACACAGACATTTGAGAGTAATCAATTAAGACTTTGGTTGTCATCAATGGCTTATGTTTTAATGCAAGCTTTTCGTCAAAATTGTTTGGCTAAAACTTCTTTTGCCAAAGCGACAGTGGGAACAATTCGCCTTAATTTCCTTAAATTAGGAGCTAGAATTACTGTTAGTGTCAGAAGAATTTTAATCGCAATTGCCAGTTCTTGTCCCTATCAAGATATTTTAGCGATAGCTTACTCTAGAATTCAAGCGATAGCGGGAACTGGATAA
- a CDS encoding BrnT family toxin, producing the protein MVTTNFEWDEDKAKINLRKHDISFNEAKTVFEDTYSLTLDDPTHSILEDRFLTIGYSIQNRLLLFVHAERQENIRIISARTRISHKKYDHQPPKPYKIWVLTG; encoded by the coding sequence ATGGTGACGACTAATTTTGAATGGGATGAAGATAAAGCTAAGATAAATCTGAGAAAACACGATATTTCTTTTAATGAGGCTAAAACTGTCTTTGAAGATACCTATTCTTTGACTTTAGATGATCCTACTCATTCAATCTTAGAAGATCGTTTTTTGACAATTGGTTATTCTATTCAAAACCGCTTGCTTTTATTTGTTCATGCTGAAAGACAAGAAAACATCAGAATCATTAGTGCTAGGACCCGCATTTCTCACAAAAAGTACGATCACCAACCCCCGAAGCCTTACAAAATCTGGGTTTTGACTGGGTGA
- a CDS encoding IctB family putative bicarbonate transporter, with product MNALWKQITLLNFSPASWSKYSYLHRFVGLFSQWRQGSQFVQWTELMGALLISLLIATAPFFSTSQIGFLLLAIAGYWLLLTLVDEGKIGVTPIHILVLLYWGIATVSTAFSPVKTAALEGLIKLTLNLIFFAFTARIMRSPRLTNWILTTLVLTALAVSVYGIRQQIFGAEQLATWNDPTSELAGDTRVYSYLGNPNLLASYLFPGIAFSAAALFVWQGWLPKILAALLTLANAACLFFTESRGGWIGLMVLGIVFLLLLFYWFKNYLPLFWQTWLLPLVLGGLAVMILGAILLVDPLRIRVMSIFAGREDSSNNFRINVWDAVIRMIQTYPLLGIGPGNDAFKKIYPLFMKPKYTALSAYSVLLEIMVETGIIGFTCFLWLLVTTIGQGIHQIKLLRDKMDSQGFWLIGAIAAMAGILAHGFFDTVWYRPQVSTLWWLVLGLIASRCGVVKFEDDGASEQT from the coding sequence ATGAATGCTTTATGGAAACAAATCACTCTATTGAACTTTTCCCCCGCTTCTTGGTCAAAATATAGCTATCTGCATCGTTTCGTCGGCCTTTTTAGTCAATGGCGACAGGGTAGCCAGTTTGTGCAGTGGACAGAACTGATGGGTGCGCTGTTAATCTCTCTCCTTATCGCCACTGCGCCGTTTTTCTCCACCAGTCAAATCGGTTTTTTATTGTTAGCAATAGCCGGTTATTGGCTACTCTTAACCCTTGTGGATGAAGGCAAAATCGGGGTAACACCGATTCACATTTTAGTGCTTTTATACTGGGGAATTGCCACGGTTTCCACGGCTTTTTCTCCCGTTAAAACCGCAGCTTTGGAAGGATTAATTAAATTAACTCTCAATCTCATCTTTTTTGCCTTTACCGCCCGAATCATGCGATCACCACGCCTAACAAATTGGATTCTGACTACTTTAGTTTTAACCGCCTTAGCAGTGAGCGTTTACGGCATTCGTCAGCAAATTTTTGGTGCGGAACAGTTAGCAACTTGGAACGATCCCACTTCCGAATTAGCGGGAGATACTAGGGTTTATAGTTATCTCGGTAATCCTAATTTATTAGCTAGTTATTTATTCCCTGGTATTGCTTTTAGCGCTGCAGCCTTGTTTGTGTGGCAGGGATGGCTACCGAAAATTTTAGCGGCTTTACTAACTTTAGCCAATGCCGCTTGTTTATTTTTTACCGAGAGTCGTGGCGGTTGGATTGGTTTGATGGTCTTAGGAATCGTCTTCTTATTGCTATTATTTTATTGGTTCAAAAATTATCTACCGTTATTTTGGCAAACATGGCTTTTACCCTTAGTTTTAGGGGGTTTAGCCGTGATGATTTTAGGGGCGATTTTATTGGTGGATCCGCTGCGAATTCGGGTGATGAGTATTTTTGCAGGACGGGAAGATAGTAGTAATAACTTTCGGATTAATGTTTGGGATGCAGTTATCCGCATGATTCAAACCTATCCACTTTTGGGCATCGGACCGGGTAATGATGCTTTTAAGAAAATTTACCCCCTATTCATGAAGCCAAAATACACGGCTTTAAGTGCCTATTCTGTGCTATTAGAAATCATGGTAGAAACGGGAATTATTGGTTTTACCTGTTTCCTCTGGTTATTAGTCACAACTATCGGCCAAGGCATCCATCAAATTAAACTTTTACGGGATAAAATGGATAGTCAAGGCTTTTGGTTAATCGGGGCAATTGCCGCTATGGCTGGAATTCTTGCCCACGGTTTTTTTGATACAGTTTGGTATCGTCCCCAGGTTAGTACCCTCTGGTGGTTAGTTTTGGGTTTAATTGCTAGTCGTTGTGGCGTTGTCAAGTTTGAAGATGATGGCGCATCAGAGCAGACTTGA
- a CDS encoding AAA family ATPase, protein MRDAIDILMENLSQSIVGQTESIRIVLVALLSGGHALLEDVPGVGKTLLAKSLARSINGRFQRVQCTPDLLPSDITGTTIWNPNSREFEFIPGPAFANVLLADEINRATPRTQSALLEVMEEKQVTVDGEARPVPQPFFVIATQNPIEYQGTFPLPEAQMDRFAVCLSLGYPSAAEELKMLQRQHSQETVKSLEACISLEQVGELQRLVSLVRVAPTLQQYIVDLVRATRDHEDISLGVSPRGCVVLQKAVQAYAFLEGRDYAIPDDVKLITPYVFCHRLIPSHGRQAKAIVERLLQSVAIEDRIYA, encoded by the coding sequence ATGAGAGACGCTATTGATATTTTGATGGAAAATTTGAGCCAGAGCATCGTTGGCCAAACCGAATCGATTCGCATTGTGCTGGTGGCTTTACTCAGTGGTGGCCACGCTCTCCTGGAAGATGTACCCGGAGTCGGCAAAACCCTGTTAGCCAAATCCTTAGCGCGTTCAATTAACGGTCGTTTCCAACGGGTACAATGCACCCCTGACCTCCTGCCTAGTGATATCACGGGAACCACGATTTGGAACCCCAACAGTCGCGAATTTGAATTTATCCCCGGCCCCGCTTTTGCTAACGTCCTGTTGGCCGATGAAATCAACCGGGCCACCCCGCGCACTCAATCGGCACTTCTAGAAGTCATGGAAGAAAAACAAGTTACCGTCGATGGAGAAGCGCGGCCGGTCCCCCAACCCTTCTTTGTTATCGCCACCCAAAATCCGATCGAATATCAAGGCACTTTTCCGCTTCCAGAAGCACAAATGGACCGTTTTGCCGTTTGCCTGAGTTTGGGTTATCCCAGCGCAGCAGAAGAATTAAAAATGTTACAAAGACAGCATTCTCAAGAGACGGTTAAATCCCTAGAAGCTTGTATTTCCCTAGAACAGGTGGGAGAATTGCAAAGATTAGTCAGTCTGGTTCGGGTCGCTCCCACTTTACAGCAATATATCGTCGATTTAGTCCGCGCTACCCGTGATCACGAAGATATTAGTTTAGGAGTCAGTCCCCGGGGTTGTGTGGTTTTGCAAAAAGCAGTTCAAGCTTACGCTTTCCTCGAAGGTCGTGATTATGCTATCCCCGATGATGTTAAGTTGATTACTCCCTACGTCTTCTGCCATCGTCTGATTCCTAGTCACGGTCGTCAAGCTAAAGCTATCGTGGAAAGACTTCTGCAATCGGTGGCGATCGAGGATCGCATCTATGCTTAA
- a CDS encoding peptidoglycan-binding protein has product MSWQDFIKAVERADFEFEWQRPLIIAQSILESGRGTTDLSRYKNMNGMKYRKSIAVPGAEKFWYKTDSEPDPPGGDWFFKFDTYETGIDVWKKFYFRKDEDWIPYPKVYERDPKILKDARSFLSYIGPIYCPYFEDSHDVSYADYIMNRCYPEAQKLLREIGGDKFMLLQVGSQGLQVGQLQAKLNEIGFNCGRVDKIFGPKTKQAVENFQRDHLGESEVTGIVDERTWNQIMDHPSVRPASVLIDPGHSPIHSGTDAKDGTPEYEMNLLQAKIVKAELDKASISAEIFDPASDPRDLIGQKAADHSMFLSLHHNATDRKPHYTCVMVHPTKAKPKSIAFAKKLSTSVANAIGQRDFGVMENGVTVLSESEDTNCPICVLCESYFLDAIDTRAEAEKLSTEAAYAIASTVIAELQPA; this is encoded by the coding sequence ATGAGTTGGCAAGACTTTATTAAAGCAGTTGAAAGAGCTGACTTTGAGTTTGAATGGCAACGTCCATTAATTATTGCTCAATCCATTTTAGAAAGTGGTCGAGGGACAACAGATTTAAGCCGTTATAAAAATATGAACGGCATGAAATATCGGAAATCAATAGCAGTTCCTGGTGCTGAAAAATTCTGGTATAAAACTGACAGTGAACCAGATCCACCAGGCGGTGATTGGTTTTTCAAATTTGATACCTATGAAACAGGGATAGATGTTTGGAAGAAGTTCTACTTCCGTAAAGATGAAGACTGGATTCCCTACCCCAAGGTGTATGAACGCGATCCTAAAATCTTAAAAGATGCTCGTTCTTTTCTAAGCTATATCGGACCGATTTATTGTCCTTATTTTGAAGATTCTCATGATGTTAGCTATGCAGACTACATCATGAATCGATGCTATCCAGAAGCACAAAAACTTTTACGAGAGATTGGAGGAGACAAGTTTATGTTATTACAAGTAGGCAGTCAAGGGTTACAAGTTGGACAATTACAAGCCAAACTTAATGAAATTGGCTTTAACTGTGGTCGGGTTGACAAGATTTTTGGACCCAAAACCAAACAGGCTGTTGAAAATTTCCAACGGGATCATTTAGGGGAATCGGAAGTAACAGGGATAGTAGATGAACGGACTTGGAATCAGATTATGGACCATCCTTCTGTTCGTCCAGCTTCTGTTTTAATTGATCCTGGTCATTCCCCCATCCATTCAGGTACTGATGCAAAAGATGGGACTCCTGAATATGAGATGAATCTTTTGCAAGCCAAGATCGTGAAAGCGGAACTAGATAAAGCAAGCATTTCAGCCGAGATTTTCGATCCAGCAAGCGATCCGCGCGATCTGATCGGACAAAAAGCCGCAGATCATTCCATGTTTCTCAGTTTGCATCACAATGCTACGGACAGAAAACCTCACTACACTTGTGTAATGGTTCACCCAACCAAAGCTAAACCAAAATCGATCGCTTTTGCCAAAAAACTTTCGACTTCGGTTGCTAATGCAATTGGACAAAGGGATTTTGGTGTAATGGAAAATGGTGTAACCGTTCTCTCTGAGTCTGAAGACACGAATTGTCCGATTTGTGTTCTGTGTGAGAGTTACTTTTTAGATGCCATTGATACACGAGCAGAAGCCGAAAAACTATCTACCGAAGCGGCTTATGCGATTGCGTCAACGGTTATTGCTGAACTGCAACCTGCATAA
- a CDS encoding glycoside hydrolase family 75 protein has protein sequence MSQLWSDKIVSAIQAGRSISHSYKPTQSRIKILSNGAVYIKADMDTDADGSPRARTIDPKYGQLPTSLRKSKGWRGDAEYVNAETIPYYVLPGNFASVSGVTCKLGDLALVRWQGQEILAIYADQGPSDKIGEGSIKLVEALGENPWNAGKTEIISGIEFGVEYLVFPKSTATRPIPSSFDEIQSVGLEVFREYFGDVTYSMTQEEMQEKAGENDVEVWEIINAPNFKTLTDLNLRPSVGTGSPPITTIPINTVIKSLVDSSSQRPKVFHVGFGNSGLWLMVEYNNQKGFVRASKNYILPWYQN, from the coding sequence ATGTCTCAGTTATGGTCAGATAAAATTGTTTCTGCTATACAAGCAGGAAGGAGCATTTCCCATTCCTATAAACCAACTCAATCACGCATCAAGATACTCAGTAACGGCGCTGTTTACATCAAAGCTGATATGGATACGGATGCTGATGGTTCACCTCGCGCACGGACTATTGATCCCAAATATGGTCAACTGCCAACATCTCTCCGCAAGAGCAAAGGTTGGCGAGGAGATGCTGAGTATGTCAATGCAGAAACCATTCCCTATTATGTTTTACCCGGAAATTTTGCTTCAGTCTCCGGTGTAACTTGCAAACTAGGAGACTTAGCTCTTGTCCGTTGGCAAGGACAGGAAATCTTGGCAATTTATGCTGATCAAGGACCTAGCGATAAAATTGGTGAAGGCTCGATCAAACTGGTTGAAGCATTGGGAGAAAACCCTTGGAATGCTGGTAAAACTGAGATTATTAGTGGAATCGAATTTGGAGTTGAGTACCTGGTTTTTCCAAAATCAACTGCTACACGACCTATCCCATCCTCTTTTGATGAAATTCAATCTGTGGGTCTAGAAGTCTTTCGAGAATATTTTGGTGACGTAACCTACTCCATGACGCAGGAAGAAATGCAAGAAAAGGCCGGTGAAAATGATGTTGAGGTTTGGGAGATTATCAATGCGCCAAACTTTAAAACCTTGACTGATTTGAATTTACGTCCTTCTGTTGGTACAGGCTCACCGCCTATCACCACTATCCCTATAAATACAGTGATCAAAAGTCTGGTTGACTCTAGTTCTCAAAGACCGAAAGTTTTTCATGTTGGTTTTGGCAATAGTGGTTTATGGCTGATGGTTGAATATAACAACCAAAAAGGGTTTGTTAGAGCTTCTAAAAATTACATACTTCCGTGGTATCAAAATTGA